Proteins encoded together in one Pontiella desulfatans window:
- a CDS encoding IclR family transcriptional regulator domain-containing protein — MPLEKLTAKARDVMRRLEQSLGYTIGLGTLQPGKGDGIVLAAVDGSSGFSFHLAVHYEFPLHTGAPSKAMLAYLPEAERRAYYAHMDFRRYTQSTITSPADFEAELESVREKGYSIDVSEQIEGCHCVGVPVFDEEHRVVAGLWATGPSAGFPVRIFDQVAEALRKSALEMSSRCAFSSRSSNRDYIHSVVGQAREIMENNLHRPLDVEELAANLYVGYSWFRKVFREQRGMAPAAYHQQLRLERAKVLLAESDLSIRQISETLGFKTQNHFSALFKRKTGLAPSGFRGQ, encoded by the coding sequence ATGCCGCTCGAAAAACTAACCGCCAAGGCCAGGGATGTCATGCGCAGGCTCGAACAGAGCCTCGGCTACACCATTGGGCTTGGCACGCTCCAACCCGGTAAAGGGGACGGGATTGTGTTGGCGGCAGTGGACGGAAGTTCCGGTTTTTCTTTCCATCTGGCAGTCCATTACGAGTTTCCGCTGCATACCGGGGCCCCGAGCAAGGCGATGCTGGCCTACCTGCCCGAAGCGGAGCGCCGTGCCTATTATGCGCACATGGATTTCCGGCGATACACCCAGAGCACCATAACAAGCCCCGCGGATTTCGAAGCGGAACTCGAGAGTGTCCGCGAGAAGGGCTACAGCATCGATGTGTCGGAGCAGATCGAAGGGTGCCACTGCGTGGGGGTGCCGGTTTTCGATGAGGAGCATCGGGTTGTTGCCGGATTGTGGGCCACGGGGCCTTCGGCGGGATTCCCGGTGCGGATTTTTGACCAGGTGGCGGAAGCCCTCAGGAAAAGCGCGCTGGAGATGAGCTCGCGTTGTGCGTTTTCGAGCCGCTCCTCGAATCGGGATTATATCCATAGCGTGGTAGGGCAGGCGCGGGAAATCATGGAAAACAACCTGCACCGTCCGCTCGATGTGGAAGAGCTGGCCGCCAACCTCTATGTGGGTTATTCCTGGTTCCGCAAGGTGTTCCGGGAGCAGCGCGGCATGGCGCCCGCGGCCTATCACCAGCAGCTGCGGCTTGAACGGGCCAAGGTGCTGCTGGCCGAGTCCGATTTGTCCATCCGGCAAATATCCGAAACCCTCGGTTTCAAGACCCAGAACCATTTTTCCGCCCTGTTCAAGCGCAAGACGGGACTGGCGCCTTCCGGCTTTCGCGGGCAATGA
- a CDS encoding HzsA-related protein, giving the protein MNPTLIMATLLLAASLAPAATDPVHAAHALDFDVISQNIEQYHPSQWAEYGKVAAQALRTDALILEADRTPVDVVLRRTQALLDHLGAKQHQRDLNQLKRKNKAGLSVEGQRALFMEVAELRRKAAFSNPLLDFDSLLFLKHNPKARGDNHMVDQYLGFNQSSGGGIFRLDHPFTNPQATSLLDDELDQENGSFISLDLDYDANEILFAYTPLDWKGHTETNNWNGQPWNPQEASRNNHNKHYCFLEESAFHIFKANADGGNLRQLTTGQWDDFDPVFLPSGRIVFISARAGGTQRCGYRFIPTYTLFGMMPDGSDIQQFSWHDTNEWHPSVNHDGMLVYTRWDYVDRDSDIAHHLWFCYPDGRDPRSMHGNYPDNRSHRPWMEMSIRAVPGSHQYTAVAAPHHGEAYGSLVLIDQALPDDRAMSQVKRITPLSAFPESEITPGLSFRDGKGNKQRDWNYGTPWPLSDDFHLCVYSHKKLGNYGIYLVDSFGNRELIYRDPSISCLDPIPFRPRTRPPVIPVQTQQMQADREPGLDPSIGTVSVMNVYEGEFPIPEGITIKELRIVNVFPKSTHAIDNPRIGHADQSIARGVLGTVPVEEDGSVFFECPTGAGLYFQLLDEHGMMVQNMRTDTYLHPGEKLNCIGCHEDKLNAPKINRVPLALKRPPSKIKPEAPGSWPLTFPRLVQPVLDKHPDFFAALYPEKNLSGTEFGKWGWSQAMHTLEKDAWGKHGGNGALSKKNKRSYSLPMQEGARVSKLWKKLEAAGAREKLPPEDLRRITLWLDCNSNFYGAYKDIGQQAQGAALLPQDGIPAWSPPNQFVN; this is encoded by the coding sequence ATGAACCCGACCCTGATCATGGCGACCCTCTTGCTGGCGGCTTCCCTTGCCCCTGCAGCGACCGATCCGGTGCATGCCGCCCATGCGCTGGATTTCGATGTGATTAGCCAAAACATTGAACAATACCATCCTTCGCAGTGGGCCGAATACGGCAAGGTGGCGGCCCAGGCCCTGCGCACGGACGCGCTGATTCTTGAAGCCGACCGCACTCCGGTGGACGTCGTCCTGCGGCGTACGCAGGCCCTGCTCGACCACCTCGGCGCGAAGCAACACCAACGGGACCTCAACCAACTCAAACGTAAAAACAAAGCGGGCCTTTCGGTTGAAGGGCAACGCGCATTGTTCATGGAGGTCGCGGAGCTGCGCCGCAAGGCGGCCTTTTCCAATCCCCTGCTCGACTTCGACTCGCTCCTCTTCCTTAAGCACAATCCCAAGGCACGCGGCGACAACCACATGGTCGATCAATATCTCGGCTTCAACCAGTCGTCCGGAGGGGGTATCTTCCGGCTCGACCATCCCTTCACAAACCCGCAGGCCACTAGCCTACTGGACGATGAACTCGATCAAGAAAACGGCTCGTTCATTTCGCTCGACCTCGACTACGACGCGAACGAAATCCTTTTCGCCTACACGCCGCTCGACTGGAAGGGCCATACCGAAACAAACAACTGGAACGGCCAACCGTGGAACCCGCAGGAGGCCTCCCGCAACAACCACAACAAACACTATTGCTTCCTCGAAGAGTCGGCCTTCCATATCTTCAAGGCCAATGCCGACGGCGGGAACCTCCGGCAGCTCACAACCGGACAATGGGACGACTTCGACCCCGTCTTCCTGCCCAGCGGTCGCATCGTTTTCATCTCTGCCCGCGCCGGGGGAACCCAGCGGTGCGGCTACCGCTTCATCCCCACCTACACCCTGTTCGGCATGATGCCCGACGGTTCCGACATCCAGCAGTTCAGCTGGCACGACACCAACGAATGGCACCCCAGTGTCAACCACGACGGCATGCTCGTCTACACCCGCTGGGACTATGTCGACCGCGATTCCGACATTGCCCACCACCTTTGGTTCTGCTACCCGGACGGCCGCGACCCGCGCTCGATGCACGGCAACTATCCCGACAACCGCTCGCACCGCCCGTGGATGGAAATGAGCATCCGCGCCGTACCCGGTTCCCACCAATACACCGCCGTCGCCGCGCCCCACCATGGCGAGGCCTACGGCTCGCTCGTCCTCATCGACCAAGCGCTTCCGGACGACCGCGCGATGTCGCAGGTCAAGCGAATCACGCCGCTCTCCGCCTTTCCTGAATCCGAAATCACTCCCGGCCTCTCGTTCCGCGACGGCAAGGGCAACAAGCAGCGCGACTGGAACTATGGAACCCCGTGGCCACTCTCCGACGACTTCCACCTCTGCGTCTACTCCCATAAAAAACTCGGCAACTATGGCATCTATCTCGTCGACAGCTTCGGCAACCGCGAGCTCATCTATCGCGATCCAAGCATCTCCTGCCTCGACCCAATCCCCTTCCGCCCGCGCACGCGCCCGCCCGTCATCCCCGTCCAAACCCAGCAGATGCAGGCCGACCGCGAGCCGGGGCTCGATCCCTCCATCGGCACGGTCTCGGTCATGAACGTCTACGAAGGCGAATTCCCGATTCCCGAAGGCATAACGATCAAGGAATTGCGCATCGTCAACGTCTTCCCAAAATCGACGCACGCCATCGACAACCCGCGCATCGGCCATGCCGACCAGTCGATCGCGCGCGGCGTGCTCGGCACGGTGCCCGTCGAGGAAGACGGCAGCGTCTTCTTCGAATGCCCCACCGGGGCGGGCCTCTATTTCCAGCTGCTCGACGAACACGGCATGATGGTGCAGAACATGCGCACCGACACCTACCTGCATCCCGGCGAAAAGCTCAACTGCATCGGTTGCCACGAAGACAAATTGAACGCGCCGAAGATCAACCGGGTTCCGCTGGCCCTCAAGCGCCCGCCTTCCAAAATCAAGCCCGAAGCGCCCGGCTCCTGGCCGCTCACCTTCCCGCGCCTCGTCCAGCCCGTGCTCGACAAGCACCCGGATTTCTTCGCCGCGCTCTATCCCGAAAAAAACCTCAGCGGAACCGAGTTCGGCAAGTGGGGCTGGTCGCAAGCCATGCACACGCTCGAGAAAGACGCATGGGGCAAGCATGGCGGCAACGGGGCCCTCTCGAAGAAAAACAAACGCTCCTACTCCCTCCCCATGCAGGAAGGTGCCCGCGTCTCCAAACTCTGGAAAAAACTCGAAGCCGCCGGGGCGCGCGAAAAACTACCGCCCGAAGACCTGCGCCGCATCACCCTCTGGCTCGACTGCAACTCCAACTTCTACGGCGCATACAAGGATATCGGCCAGCAGGCGCAGGGCGCAGCCCTCCTCCCCCAAGACGGAATCCCCGCCTGGTCGCCCCCCAACCAATTCGTTAACTAA
- a CDS encoding HzsA-related protein: MRTHASEVEEQYKVLEFDLTRVAHFESIASETLHPQALVTLADRDPLDILLRRTRALLNDIEQMPGAPDMKAFAKRLKEFERSEDGRKELFANVHELRREIAFANPLLDFDKILFIKRHRSNFSHMCDQFYGAHARPGGGVCVLGNPFSDQPSVRNIVPELNDGSFLSPELAFDGKQIMFAYVEGTGDKKHIVHLDHERGHWEEGRCYHLYSADLDTEGNASNLKQLTEGTFNDFDPCYLPNGRVAFISERRGGYLRCGRACPSYTVHDMKPDGSDIRILSPHENNEWQPSVLHDGMLAYTRWDYVDRHGCVAHHPWIMTPDGRDSRAVHGNFSVAKKRADMEMDLRAVPSSNKMIGTAAPHHGQAYGSIILIDPRVPDDDGMAPVKRVTPEVGFPETQKGKQVYGTPWPLSEDYYLVIYDAKMQQRNGRQGDKSNPRGEYGIYLLDKFGNKILIYRDPEIACLSPIPLRPRPMPPALPEKCDRLADTPPTHGSMAVMDVYDSFLPWPNDTKIKALRIVQIHPSSVPSGPRPHETGRRIAEASDSVNLTRSILGTVPVEEDGSAHFKVPALKELLFQALDENGLAVQSMRSSTWVQPGEQLVCMGCHEPKNRAPLPSNHVPLAMKRKPSEPMPDVDGTNPFSYPRLVQPVLDKHCVGCHDKDHMLPLDRTIVDSKLDRQRTTQVYRSYDSLIHKYAFWEFGDHYRTIPGQFGARDSKLYKMLKNGHSNVKLTDEELHRITVWLDSMSNFYGVYEKEGGLAQLRGEIVQPTLE; the protein is encoded by the coding sequence ATGCGAACGCACGCAAGCGAAGTCGAGGAACAGTACAAGGTACTGGAGTTCGACCTGACGCGCGTCGCCCATTTCGAGAGCATCGCATCCGAAACCCTCCACCCGCAGGCGCTGGTCACCCTGGCCGACCGCGACCCACTGGACATCCTCCTGCGCCGCACCCGTGCGCTGCTCAACGACATTGAACAGATGCCGGGCGCGCCGGACATGAAGGCGTTCGCCAAGCGGCTCAAAGAGTTCGAACGTTCCGAGGACGGCCGGAAGGAGCTCTTTGCCAACGTTCATGAGCTCCGCCGGGAGATCGCCTTTGCCAACCCCCTGCTCGACTTCGACAAGATCCTCTTCATCAAACGCCACCGCTCCAACTTCAGCCACATGTGCGACCAGTTCTACGGTGCGCACGCGCGCCCCGGTGGCGGCGTTTGTGTTTTAGGCAACCCCTTCAGCGACCAGCCTTCCGTCCGGAATATTGTTCCCGAACTAAACGATGGCAGTTTCCTCTCCCCGGAGCTCGCGTTCGACGGCAAGCAGATCATGTTCGCCTACGTTGAAGGCACCGGCGACAAGAAACATATCGTCCACCTCGACCACGAGCGCGGACATTGGGAAGAAGGCCGCTGCTACCACCTCTATTCCGCCGACCTCGACACTGAAGGCAACGCCTCAAATTTGAAGCAACTCACCGAAGGCACCTTCAACGACTTTGATCCGTGCTACCTGCCGAATGGGCGCGTCGCCTTCATCTCCGAGCGGCGCGGCGGCTACCTGCGCTGCGGACGCGCCTGCCCTTCGTACACCGTGCACGACATGAAGCCCGACGGTTCCGATATCCGCATCCTCTCCCCCCACGAAAACAACGAGTGGCAGCCGAGCGTCCTGCACGACGGCATGCTCGCCTACACCCGCTGGGACTATGTCGACCGCCACGGTTGCGTGGCCCACCATCCGTGGATCATGACGCCCGACGGTCGCGACTCGCGCGCCGTGCACGGCAACTTTTCCGTCGCCAAGAAACGCGCCGACATGGAGATGGATCTGCGCGCCGTGCCGAGCTCGAACAAAATGATCGGCACCGCCGCACCGCACCACGGCCAGGCCTACGGCTCGATCATTCTCATCGACCCGCGCGTGCCGGACGACGATGGAATGGCGCCCGTCAAGCGCGTCACACCCGAAGTCGGTTTCCCCGAAACCCAGAAAGGCAAACAGGTCTACGGCACGCCGTGGCCGCTGAGCGAAGATTACTACCTCGTTATCTACGACGCCAAAATGCAGCAACGCAACGGACGGCAGGGCGACAAATCCAACCCCCGCGGCGAATACGGCATCTACCTGCTCGATAAGTTCGGCAACAAGATCCTGATCTACCGCGATCCGGAAATCGCCTGCCTCAGCCCCATCCCGCTGCGCCCGCGCCCGATGCCCCCCGCCCTGCCCGAAAAGTGCGACCGCCTCGCCGACACGCCGCCGACGCACGGCTCCATGGCCGTCATGGATGTCTACGACTCGTTCCTGCCCTGGCCGAACGACACCAAGATCAAAGCGTTGCGCATCGTCCAGATCCACCCCAGCTCAGTGCCCTCCGGGCCGCGGCCGCACGAGACCGGGCGGCGCATCGCCGAAGCGTCCGACTCGGTCAACCTCACCCGCAGCATCCTCGGCACCGTGCCCGTCGAGGAGGACGGCAGCGCGCACTTCAAGGTCCCCGCACTCAAGGAACTCCTTTTCCAGGCGCTGGACGAAAACGGCCTTGCCGTGCAGTCGATGCGCTCCTCCACCTGGGTGCAGCCCGGCGAACAGCTCGTTTGCATGGGCTGCCACGAACCGAAAAACCGCGCGCCGCTCCCATCGAACCACGTACCGCTGGCCATGAAGCGCAAGCCATCCGAACCGATGCCCGACGTCGATGGCACCAACCCCTTCAGCTACCCGCGCCTCGTTCAGCCCGTGCTCGATAAGCATTGCGTCGGCTGCCACGACAAGGACCACATGCTTCCGCTCGACCGCACCATCGTCGACTCCAAGCTCGACCGCCAAAGAACCACGCAGGTCTACCGCTCCTACGACAGCCTCATTCACAAATACGCGTTCTGGGAGTTCGGCGACCACTACCGCACCATCCCCGGCCAGTTCGGCGCCCGCGACTCCAAACTCTACAAGATGCTGAAGAATGGACACAGCAACGTCAAGCTGACCGACGAAGAGCTGCACCGCATCACCGTCTGGCTCGACTCGATGTCGAACTTCTACGGCGTCTACGAAAAGGAAGGCGGCCTCGCCCAGCTCCGCGGCGAGATCGTCCAACCCACGCTGGAATAG
- a CDS encoding iron-containing alcohol dehydrogenase, producing the protein MSFDYHIPTRILFGAGKLNQLAEEPLPGTKALIVMSNGGSMRRHGYLERLEGLLKQQNIESIVFDKIQPNPIKEHVMEGAALVKEHHCDFVVALGGGSPIDAAKAIAVMAVNPGDFWDYIGSGSGKGQPVKNGALPIVAITTTAGTGTEADPWTVITNGTEKIGFGLPPHTFPTISVVDPELMVSIPPHLTAYQGFDAFFHAVEGYMANVATPMSDIYALESIRLVAGYLPRAVAEGTDIEAREKVALANTLSGMVESTSCVVSQHALAHAMGALYPELAHGAGLLMLSEAYFSHFAPHCTVRYAKMAAAMGGTDFLAELLALQDQCGVRGLRMSEYGITEDGLEAIAANAIDTMGFLCDFDPVQTTQADAVDILRAAFK; encoded by the coding sequence ATGAGCTTTGATTATCACATTCCAACCAGGATCCTGTTTGGCGCAGGGAAACTGAACCAGCTGGCGGAGGAGCCGCTGCCGGGGACGAAGGCGCTGATCGTCATGTCGAACGGCGGCTCGATGAGACGGCACGGCTACCTGGAACGGCTCGAAGGCCTGCTGAAGCAGCAGAATATTGAATCGATCGTCTTCGACAAGATCCAGCCCAACCCCATCAAGGAACATGTGATGGAGGGGGCGGCGCTCGTGAAAGAACACCATTGCGATTTTGTCGTCGCGCTCGGCGGCGGCTCGCCCATCGATGCCGCAAAGGCCATTGCTGTGATGGCGGTCAACCCGGGCGACTTTTGGGACTATATCGGGAGCGGCTCCGGCAAAGGGCAGCCCGTGAAAAACGGCGCGTTGCCGATCGTGGCGATCACCACCACGGCAGGCACCGGCACCGAGGCCGACCCGTGGACGGTCATCACCAACGGCACCGAAAAGATCGGCTTCGGCTTGCCGCCGCACACGTTCCCGACGATCTCGGTGGTCGATCCCGAGCTCATGGTTTCGATTCCGCCGCATCTGACGGCCTACCAGGGGTTCGATGCCTTTTTCCATGCGGTCGAGGGCTATATGGCCAACGTCGCCACACCGATGAGCGACATCTACGCGCTCGAAAGCATCCGGCTCGTGGCCGGATATTTACCGCGTGCGGTGGCCGAAGGCACCGACATCGAGGCGCGCGAAAAGGTGGCGCTGGCCAACACCCTTTCCGGCATGGTTGAATCGACCTCCTGCGTGGTGTCGCAACATGCGCTTGCCCACGCCATGGGCGCGCTCTACCCCGAGCTGGCGCACGGGGCGGGGTTGCTGATGCTTTCCGAGGCCTACTTCAGCCATTTTGCCCCGCACTGCACCGTCCGCTATGCCAAGATGGCGGCGGCCATGGGCGGCACCGACTTCCTCGCCGAGCTGCTGGCCCTGCAGGACCAATGCGGCGTGCGCGGCCTCAGGATGTCGGAGTACGGCATCACCGAAGACGGTCTCGAGGCGATTGCCGCCAATGCGATCGACACCATGGGCTTCCTGTGCGATTTCGATCCTGTCCAGACCACGCAGGCCGATGCCGTCGATATTCTACGAGCCGCTTTTAAGTAG